One genomic region from Mastacembelus armatus chromosome 21, fMasArm1.2, whole genome shotgun sequence encodes:
- the LOC113123802 gene encoding olfactory receptor 11A1-like, whose translation MDINLNVTYLTLDGYVEVHKYRFVYFVIMFTAFILIICSNSTIVCLIVIHKNLHEPMYIFIAALLLNSVLLSTSLYPKILFDILSEKQIISYSACLFQWFIYYSLGCSEFLLLAAMAYDRYVSICKPLQYPTIMRKTNICILLVVAWILPICQTAVPVGLSSNTKLCNFNFKGIICSSAVLKLHCVSSRLLYVYGLVALVNLIILPVLFIFFTYIRIFIITYRSGREVRRKAAQTCLPHLIVLINYSCLIGFDILIARVETDFPTTVRLIMSLQVILYHPLFNPIIYGLKMREIYKHLRKLFCP comes from the coding sequence ATGGATATTAActtaaatgtgacatatttaacTCTTGATGGTTATGTGGaagttcacaaatacagatttgtttattttgtgatcatgtttacagcatttattctaataatctgcagtaattctactattgtgtgtctgatagtgattcacaaaaacctccatgaacctatgtacattttcattgcagctttgttactgaactctgttcttctcagcacttctctttacccaaagattctgtttgatattttatctgaaaaacagatcatatcatattcagcctgtctctttcagtggtttatttattattctctaggctgttcagagtttttactgttggcagccatggcctatgacaggtatgtgtctatatgtaaacctctgcagtatccaactatcatgaggaaaacaaacatctgtattttactggttgtagcttggattcttCCTATTTGTCAGACAGCAGTGCCAGTTGGTTTGAGTTCTAATACTAAACTGTGTAACTTTAATTTCAAAGGAATAATTTGCAGCAGTGcagttttaaagctgcactgtgtGAGTTCAagattactgtatgtttatggCTTAGTTGCGTTGGTAAATCTCataattctccctgtgcttttcatcttttttacctacataaggatatttataatcacctatcgaagtggtagagaagtcaggagaaaagccgcacagacctgtttacctcacctgattgttctaatcaattATTCATGTTTGATTGGATTTGATATACTTATAGCTCGAgtggaaactgattttccaacAACTGTGCGTTTAATTATGTCATTACAAGtgattttgtatcatcctcttttcaatccaatcatatatggactaaaaatgagagaaatttataaacacctcaggaaattgttctgtcca